Proteins from a genomic interval of Dunckerocampus dactyliophorus isolate RoL2022-P2 chromosome 5, RoL_Ddac_1.1, whole genome shotgun sequence:
- the LOC129181572 gene encoding myosin heavy chain, fast skeletal muscle-like isoform X2: MSTDAEMAIYGKAAIYLRKPEKERIEAQSKPFDAKSACYVADAKELYLKGTILKKEGGKVTVKVLDTQEEKTVKEDDVSPMNPPKFDKIEDMAMMTHLNEASVLYNLKERYAAWMIYTYSGLFCATVNPYKWLPVYDAEVVSAYRGKKRMEAPPHIFSVSDNAYQFMLTDRENQSVLITGESGAGKTVNTKRVIQYFATISVGGDKKKESAGAGKIQGSLEDQIIAANPLLEAYGNAKTVRNDNSSRFGKFIRIHFGTTGKLASADIETYLLEKSRVSFQLPDERGYHIFYQMMTNHKPELIEMSLITTNPYDFPMISQGQITVASIDDKVELEATDNAIDILGFSNEEKMSIYKMTGAVIHHGNMKFKQKQREEQAEPDGTEDADKVAYLLGLNSADMLKALCYPRVKVGNEFVTKGQTVPQVNNSVTALAKSIYERMFLWMVIRINQMLDTKQPRQFFIGVLDIAGFEIFDFNSMEQLCINFTNEKLQQFFNHHMFVLEQEEYKKEGIIWEFIDFGMDLAACIELIEKPMGIFSILEEECMFPKATDTSFKNKLYDQHLGKCKAFEKPKPAKGKAEAHFSLVHYAGTVDYNISGWLDKNKDPLNESVVQLYQKSPVKLLAFLYPPAPAEEAGSKKGGKKKGGSMQTVSSQFRENLGKLMTNLRSTHPHFVRCLIPNETKTPGLMENFLVIHQLRCNGVLEGIRICRKGFPSRILYGDFKQRYKVLNASVIPEGQFIDNKKAAEKLLGSIDIDHDQYRFGHTKVFFKAGLLGTLEEMRDEKLAALVTMTQALCRGYLMRKEFVKMMERRHAIFTIQYNVRSFMNVKHWPWMKVYYKIKPLLKSAETEKELAQMKENYEKMTSDLAAALAKKKELEEKMVSLLQEKNDLQLQVASESENLSDAEERCEGLIKSKIQLEAKLKETTERLEDEEEINAELTAKKRKLEDECSELKKDIDDLELTLAKVEKEKHATENKVKNLTEEMASQDESIAKLTKEKKALQEAHQQTLDDLQAEEDKVNTLTKAKTKLEQQVDDLEGSLEQEKKLRMDLERAKRKLEGDLKLAQESIMDLENDKQQSDEKLKKKDFEISQLLSKIEDEQSMGAQLQKKIKELQARIEELEEEIEAERAARAKVEKQRADLSRELEEISERLEEAGGATAAQIEMNKKREAEFQKLRRDLEESTLQHEATAAALRKKQADSVAELGEQIDNLQRVKQKLEKEKSEYKMEIDDLSSNMEAVAKAKGNLEKMCRTLEDQLSELKTKNDENLRQVNDLGAQKARLLTENGEFGRQIEEKEALVSQLTRGKQAFTQQIEELKRQIEEEVKAKNALAHGLQSARHDCDLLREQFEEEQEAKAELQRGMSKANSEVAQWRTKYETDAIQRTEELEEAKKKLAQRLQEAEEQIEAVNSKCASLEKTKQRLQSEVEDLMIDVERANGLAANLDKKQRNFDKVLAEWKQKYEEGQSELEGAQKEARSLGTELFKMKNSYEEALDQLETMKRENKNLQQEISDLTEQIGETGKSIHELEKAKKQVETEKSEIQTALEEAEGTLEHEESKILRVQLELNQIKGEVDRKLAEKDEEMEQIKRNSQRVIDSMQSTLDSEVRSRNDALRIKKKMEGDLNEMEVQLSHANRQAAESQKQLRIVQAQLKDAQLHLDDAIRAQDDQKEQAAMVERRNGLMLAEIEELRAALEQTERGRKVAEQELVDATERVGLLHSQNTSLLNTKKKLESDLVQIQSEVDDTVQEARNAEEKAKKAITDAAMMAEELKKEQDTSAHLERMKKNLEVAVKDLQHRLDEAENLAMKGGKKQLQKLESRVRELETEVEAEQRRGADAVKGVRKYERRVKELTYQTEEDKKNINRLQDLVDKLQLKVKAYKRQAEEAEEQANVHLSKCRKIQHELEEAEERADIAESQVNKMRAKSRDSGKGKDAAE, encoded by the exons ATGAGTACCGACGCAGAAATGGCCATTTATGGCAAAGCTGCCATCTACCTTCGTAAACCAGAGAAGGAGAGAATTGAGGCTCAGAGCAAACCATTTGATGCCAAGTCAGCCTGCTACGTGGCCGATGCCAAGGAGCTGTACTTGAAGGGAACAATCCTCAAGAAGGAAGGTGGCAAAGTCACCGTCAAAGTCCTGGACACTCAGGAG GAGAAGACAGTTAAAGAAGATGACGTCTCTCCGATGAACCCTCCCAAGTTCGACAAAATTGAGGACATGGCCATGATGACCCATCTCAATGAAGCTTCTGTCCTGTATAACCTCAAAGAGCGTTATGCAGCATGGATGATCTAC ACCTACTCTGGGCTTTTCTGCGCAACTGTGAACCCTTACAAGTGGCTCCCAGTGTACGATGCAGAAGTTGTGTCTGCTTATAGAGGCAAGAAGCGTATGGAGGCTCCACCCCACATCTTCTCCGTCTCTGACAATGCATATCAATTCATGCTTACTG ACAGAGAGAACCAGTCTGTCTTGATCAc TGGAGAATCTGGTGCTGGAAAGACTGTGAACACCAAGCGTGTCATTCAGTACTTTGCCACAATCTCAGTTGGTGGAGATAAGAAAAAGGAGAGTGCAGGAGCAGGGAAAATCCAG GGGTCACTTGAGGATCAGATTATTGCTGCTAATCCTCTTCTGGAAGCCTATGGTAATGCCAAAACTGTGAGGAATGACAACTCTTCTCGTTTT GGTAAATTCATTAGGATCCATTTTGGCACAACTGGCAAACTGGCCAGTGCTGATATTGAGACAT ACCTGCTGGAGAAGTCCAGAGTGTCATTCCAGCTTCCTGATGAGAGAGGCTACCACATCTTCTACCAGATGATGACCAACCACAAACCAGAACTGATTG AAATGTCTCTCATCACAACCAACCCCTACGATTTCCCCATGATCAGCCAGGGTCAGATCACGGTGGCCAGCATTGACGACAAAGTGGAGCTGGAAGCCACCGAT AATGCCATTGATATCTTGGGCTTCAGTAATGAGGAGAAGATGAGCATCTACAAGATGACTGGTGCCGTCATCCACCATGGTAACATGAAGTTCAAGCAGAAGCAGCGTGAAGAGCAGGCTGAGCCTGATGGCACAGAGG ATGCTGACAAAGTCGCGTACTTGTTGGGTCTGAACTCTGCTGACATGCTGAAGGCTCTGTGCTATCCCAGAGTGAAAGTTGGAAATGAGTTTGTCACCAAGGGACAGACTGTGCCTCAG GTTAATAACTCAGTGACAGCCCTTGCCAAGTCCATCTATGAGAGGATGTTCTTGTGGATGGTGATCCGTATCAACCAGATGTTGGACACTAAACAGCCCAGGCAGTTCTTCATTGGTGTCCTGGATATTGCTGGCTTTGAAATCTTTGAT TTCAACAGCATGGAGCAGCTGTGCATTAACTTTACCAATGAGAAGTTGCAACAGTTCTTCAATCACCACATGTTTGTCTTGGAGCAAGAAGAGTACAAGAAGGAGGGCATTATCTGGGAGTTCATTGACTTTGGCATGGATCTGGCTGCCTGCATTGAGCTGATTGAAAAG CCCATGGGTATCTTCTCCATCCTTGAAGAGGAGTGCATGTTCCCCAAGGCTACTGATACATCTTTCAAGAATAAGTTGTATGACCAGCATCTTGGCAAATGCAAAGCCTTTGAGAAGCCAAAACCTGCAAAAGGCAAGGCTGAGGCCCACTTTTCCCTCGTGCACTATGCTGGTACGGTGGACTACAACATCAGTGGCTGGCTGGACAAGAACAAGGACCCACTGAATGAGTCTGTTGTGCAGCTGTACCAGAAGTCTCCAGTTAAACTTCTGGCTTTCCTGTATCCTCCTGCTCCTGCTGAGG aAGCTGGAAGCAAGAAGGGAGGCAAGAAGAAGGGTGGCTCTATGCAGACTGTGTCCTCACAGTTTAGG GAGAACTTGGGCAAACTGATGACCAACTTGAGGAGCACTCATCCTCACTTTGTGCGTTGTCTGATTCCCAATGAGACAAAGACTCCAG gtttgatggagaacttccTGGTCATCCACCAGCTCAGGTGTAATGGTGTGCTGGAGGGTATCAGAATCTGCAGGAAAGGTTTCCCCAGCAGAATCCTCTATGGTGACTTCAAGCAGAG GTACAAGGTACTGAACGCCAGTGTCATCCCTGAGGGCCAGTTCATTGACAACAAGAAGGCTGCAGAGAAGCTGCTTGGTTCAATTGATATTGATCATGACCAGTACAGATTTGGTCACACTAAG GTGTTCTTCAAAGCAGGTCTTCTCGGTACCCTTGAGGAAATGAGAGATGAAAAGCTGGCAGCTCTTGTCACCATGACTCAGGCCCTCTGCCGTGGTTACCTCATGAGAAAGGAGTTTGTAAAGATGATGGAGAGGAGGCAT GCCATCTTTACCATCCAGTACAACGTGCGTTCATTCATGAATGTCAAACATTGGCCATGGATGAAGGTGTACTATAAGATTAAGCCTCTGCTGAAGAGCGCTGAAACTGAGAAGGAGCTGGCCCAGATGAAGGAGAACTATGAGAAGATGACCAGTGACTTGGCTGCTGCTCTTGCCAAGAAGAAAGAACTTGAAGAGAAGATGGTGTCTCTTCTGCAGGAGAAGAATGACCTCCAGCTGCAAGTGGCATCT GAGTCAGAAAATCTGTCAGATGCTGAAGAGAGATGTGAGGGTCTTATCAAGAGTAAGATTCAGCTGGAAGCCAAACTCAAAGAGACAACTGAGAGGctggaggatgaagaggaaaTCAATGCTGAACTTACTGCAAAGAAGAGAAAACTGGAGGATGAATGCTCTGAGCTCAAGAAAGATATTGATGACCTGGAGCTGACCTTGGCCAAAGTAGAGAAGGAGAAACATGCCACTGAGAACAAG GTGAAGAACCTGACTGAAGAGATGGCTTCTCAGGATGAGAGCATTGCGAAGCTGACCAAGGAGAAGAAAGCCCTTCAGGAGGCTCACCAGCAGACTCTTGATGACCTGCAGGCTGAGGAGGATAAGGTCAACACTTTGACCAAGGCCAAGACCAAGCTTGAGCAGCAAGTGGATGAT CTTGAGGGTTCTCTGGAACAAGAGAAGAAGCTGCGTATGGACCTGGAGAGGGCCAAGAGAAAGCTTGAGGGTGACCTCAAATTGGCTCAGGAATCCATCATGGATCTTGAGAATGACAAACAGCAGTCTGATGAGAaacttaaaaa GAAGGACTTTGAAATTAGTCAGCTTCTAAGCAAGATAGAGGATGAGCAGTCAATGGGTGCTCAGCTCCAGAAGAAGATCAAAGAACTTCAG GCCCGTATTGAGGAACTGGAGGAGGAGATTGAGGCTGAGCGTGCTGCTCGCGCCAAGGTTGAGAAGCAGAGAGCTGATCTCTCCAGGGAACTTGAGGAGATCAGTGAGAGGCTGGAGGAAGCCGGAGGTGCCACTGCTGCTCAGATTGAGATGAACAAGAAGCGCGAGGCTGAGTTCCAGAAGCTGCGCCGTGACCTTGAGGAGTCCACCTTGCAGCATGAGGCCACTGCCGCTGCTCTGCGCAAGAAGCAGGCTGACAGTGTTGCTGAGCTGGGTGAGCAGATCGACAACCTCCAGCGTGTCAAGCAGAAGCTTGAGAAGGAAAAGAGTGAATACAAGATGGAGATTGACGATCTCTCCAGCAACATGGAGGCTGTTGCTAAAGCAAAG GGAAATCTTGAAAAGATGTGCCGTACTCTTGAGGACCAACTTAGTGAACTGAAGACCAAGAATGATGAGAATCTCCGTCAGGTTAATGACCTTGGTGCACAGAAAGCCCGTCTTCTGACAGAAAATG GTGAGTTTGGTCGTCAAATTGAGGAGAAGGAAGCTCTTGTCTCACAGCTGACCAGAGGCAAACAGGCCTTCACACAGCAGATTGAGGAACTGAAGAGACAGATTGAAGAGGAGGTCAAG GCAAAGAATGCTCTTGCCCACGGACTGCAATCAGCCCGCCATGACTGTGATCTGCTGAGGGAGCAGtttgaggaggagcaggaggctAAGGCTGAGCTGCAGCGTGGCATGTCCAAGGCCAACAGTGAGGTGGCTCAGTGGAGAACTAAATATGAAACTGATGCCATCCAGCGCACTGAGGAGCTTGAAGAGGCCAA GAAAAAGTTGGCACAGCGTCTTCAAGAGGCTGAGGAACAGATTGAGGCTGTGAACTCCAAGTGTGCTTCTCTAGAGAAAACCAAACAGAGGCTCCAGAGTGAAGTGGAAGACCTCATGATTGATGTGGAGAGGGCTAATGGGCTTGCTGCCAATCTTGACAAAAAACAGAGGAACTTTGACAAG GTGTTGGCAGAGTGGAAGCAGAAGTATGAGGAGGGTCAGTCTGAGCTTGAGGGAGCTCAGAAGGAGGCTCGTTCTCTTGGCACTGAGCTGTTCAAGATGAAGAACTCTTACGAGGAAGCTCTGGATCAGCTGGAGACCATGAAGCGTGAAAACAAAAATCTGCAAC AGGAGATCTCAGATCTAACGGAACAGATCGGTGAGACCGGCAAGAGCATCCATGAGCTTGAGAAGGCCAAGAAGCAGGTGGAGACAGAGAAGTCTGAGATTCAGACAGCTCTTGAAGAGGCTGAG GGAACTCTGGAACATGAAGAGTCTAAGATCCTGCGTGTCCAGTTGGAACTCAACCAAATTAAAGGAGAAGTGGACAGGAAGCTGGCAGAGAAAGATGAGGAAATGGAGCAGATAAAGAGGAACAGCCAGAGGGTGATTGACTCCATGCAGAGCACTCTGGATTCTGAGGTCAGGAGCAGGAATGATGCCCTGAGAATCAAGAAGAAGATGGAGGGAGACCTGAATGAGATGGAGGTTCAGCTGAGCCATGCCAATCGTCAGGCTGCTGAGTCTCAGAAGCAGTTGAGGATTGTGCAGGCACAGTTGAAG GATGCCCAGCTGCACCTTGATGATGCCATCAGAGCCCAGGATGATCAGAAGGAACAAGCCGCTATGGTGGAGCGCAGGAATGGCCTTATGTTGGCTGAAATCGAGGAACTTAGGGCTGCTCTGGAACAAACAGAGAGAGGCCGTAAAGTGGCTGAACAGGAGCTGGTGGACGCCACTGAGCGTGTTGGACTCCTGCACTCTCAG AACACAAGTCTGCTGAACACTAAGAAGAAGCTTGAGTCTGACCTGGTCCAGATCCAGAGTGAAGTGGATGACACTGTTCAGGAAGCAAGGAATGCAGAGGAGAAAGCCAAGAAGGCCATCACTGAT GCTGCAATGATGGCTGAGGAGCTGAAAAAGGAGCAGGACACCAGCGCTCATCTGGAGAGGATGAAGAAAAACCTGGAGGTTGCTGTCAAAGACCTGCAACACCGTCTGGATGAGGCTGAGAACCTGGCCATGAAGGGTGGCAAGAAGCAGCTTCAGAAACTTGAGTCCAGA GTGCGTGAGCTTGAGACAGAGGTTGAAGCAGAGCAGAGACGCGGTGCCGACGCTGTTAAGGGTGTCCGCAAATATGAGAGGAGGGTGAAGGAGCTCACTTACCAG ACTGAAGAAGACAAGAAAAACATCAACAGGCTGCAGGATCTGGTCGATAAGTTGCAGCTCAAAGTGAAGGCCTACAAGAGGCAGGCTGAGGAAGCG GAGGAGCAGGCCAATGTTCACCTGTCCAAGTGCAGGAAGATCCAGCATGAGCTGGAGGAGGCTGAGGAGCGTGCTGACATTGCAGAGTCTCAGGTCAACAAAATGAGAGCCAAAAGTCGTGACTCTGGCAAG GGGAAAGATGCAGCTGAATAA